CCGAAGCGACCGTTTTCCTCGACCACGAAGCGCAGCACGCGCTCCTGCGCGGGATCGACGGAGCCTTCGCCGAGATCCTTCTTCGTCGCCTGCAGGATTTTCCATCCCAGATCGAGCGCGACTTCGTCGTTGAGCGACAATGGCCCAACCGGCATTCCGGCCATGCGGGCGACTGTCTCGATCATCGCCGGCGGCACGCCGTCGACCAGCATGATCTGGCCTTCACGAACATAATTGAGCACGCAGCGATTGGCGAAGAAGCCGCGCGAGTCGTTGACGACGATCGGCGTCTTCTTGATGATGCGGACGAAGTCGAGCGCCGTCGCGAGCGCGCGGTCGCCGGTTTTCTTGCCCAGGATCACTTCGACGAGCAGCATCTTCTCGACGGGCGAGAAGAAATGGATGCCGATGAAGTTCTCGGGCTTCTGCGTGGTTTCCGCGAGCGATGTGATCGGCAGCGTCGACGTGTTCGAGGCGAAGATCACGTCGGCGCCCACAACTTCCTGCGCGCGCTTGGTGACGTCCGCCTTGACCGCCCGGTCCTCGAATACGGCTTCGAGCACGAGATCGCACCCTTTAAGCGCCGCATAATCGGAAGTGGCGACGATTCGCGCCATCAGCGAATCCTTGTCGGCGGCGGTGGCGCGGCCCTTGCTGACAGAACTCGAGATGAGCTTGTCGATCGTCGCCACGCCCTTGTCGGCGCTCTCCTGATCGCGATCGATGAGAACGACGTCGAGGCCGTTCAAGGCGCTGATATAGCCGACGCCCGCGCCCATGAAGCCCGCGCCGATAATGCCAATCTTCTTGAGATTGGTGGGGCCGACGTCCTTTGGTCGATGCGCGCCCTTGTCCAATTCGTTCTTCGAGAGAAACAGCGAGCGGATCATCGCCGCCGCCTCCTTCGAGCGCAGAATATGCGCGAACCAGCGCGACTCGACGGTCAGCGCCTGGTCCATCGGCAATTGCAGCCCTTCATAGACGGCGTGCAGAATGGCCTTGGCGGCGGGATAATTGTCGTAGGTCTCGCGGCGATAGATCGCGTTGGCGGCGGGCCAGATCATCATGCCCGTGGGCGAGAACACCCTGCCGGACGGAGTCTTGAAGTCCTTGACGTCCCACGGCGCCTGCGCCTTGCCGCCGTTGACGATAAAGGCGCGGGCGCGATCGACGATCTCGGCTTTCGGCGCGATTTCGTGCACGAGCTTGGCGCCGAGCGCGGCTCTGGGCTTGATCTGATCGCCCCTGAACAGGAATTGCAGCGCGTCGCCGGTCTGCATGATGCGTGACACGCGCTGCGTGCCGCCGGCGCCCGGAAAAAGCCCGACCTTGATTTCCGGCAAGCCGACTTTGGTTTTCTCGTCATCGGCCATCACGCGATAGTGGCAGGCGAGCGCAAGTTCGAAGGCGCCGCCAAGGCAGACGCCGTGAATGGCGATGGCGAAAGGCTTGCCGCAGGTTTCCAGCTTGCGGTAGAGCAGCGAAAGTCGACGCGAGAAGTCGAAGAACTGCTTGTTCGCCGCGTCTTCGCCCTGCTCCTTGAGCGCCTTGGCGTATTGCGCGGCGCCATGCTGCAGCATGGAAAGATCGGCCCCGCCGGAGAAGGCGCTCTTGCCCGAGGCGATCACGCAGCCCTTGACGTTAGGATCTGCGACGACCGTGTCGATGATCGTCTCCAACTCGTCCATCACCTCCGGCGTGATGACGTTCATCGAGCGCTCGGGCATGTCCCAGGTCGCAAGCGCGACGCCGTCGGGATCGATCTCGAAGCGGAAGTTTGTGAGGTTCATCTGACGATTCCCTTCAGCGTCTTGCGCGCGCACTTTAGCTATTGCGAGCCGCCTTTCAGCAGCCAAGGATTGACGAGATCAATATCGAGAGTGCTGAAGTCCTTCATATTTCGGGTGACCAACGCAAGGTCGTGAACTCGCGCCGTGGCGGCGAAGAAAGCATCTATCGGATGGAGTCCGATGCCGCGTATTCTCGCCTTCGCCATCAACTCTCCCCATGCTTCGGCTATCGTTGGGGTCACGTCGAGAATATGGTCATCGAAACGGTTGCGCAGATCATGCCGGATCCACACGTCAAGCTCTGTTTTTCGCCGTCCCTCCGCCAGTAGAGCGACGCCGCGTCGCAACTCGCCGAATGTAACGGCAGAAATGTAAGTTCGATCTTCGTCTACGTTTCTCGCCCACTCAACCACATTCTCATCCGGACGCGGCCGCTTGAATTCGGACAGAACATTTGTGTCCAGAAGATAGTTCACAGTTCGATGTCACGCGGCTCGCATGGGACCCGCTCCAGATCAATTTCGGAGCCGCGCAGGGGCGAATTGAACAGAAAATCTGCCAGCGTTCCCTTTCGCCTTGTTTTTCGCTCCCACTCTTCGATCCCGACGACAACAGCGGTTTCTTTCCCGTTGCGGGTGATCGTCTGGGGGCCTTCGGTGCGCGCTTTTTCCAGCACGGTCGAAAGATGCGCCTTGGCGTCGGCGACCGTCCAAGGCGTCCCCGCCTTCGCCTTGCGGGAAACCGGCTTCCGTTTGCCGGCGACGCCCTTCGTTGTCATACTCTTTGGCATAGCCGTTGCCCTCAGATGACCATAATAGTCACTATAGTCACTCTGCTCTCTAGCGCGCAATCACACCCGCTCCACGATCGTCGCCGTGCCCATGCCGGCGCCGATGCAGAGCGTCACGAGCGCGGTGGATTTGCCCGTGCGCTCCAATTCGTCGATCGCAATTCCCATCAGCATGGCCCCCGTCGCGCCGAGCGGATGGCCCATGGCGATGGCGCCGCCATTGACGTTGACCTTGGCGGGATCGAGGTTGAAGGCTTCGAGGTAGCGCAGCACGACGGCGGCGAAGGCTTCGTTCACTTCGAACAGATCAATGTCGTCGATGGTCATGCCGGCGCGGTGAAGCACTTTTTTGGTCACGTCGACAGGTCCCGTCAGCATCAGCGCCGGGTCTGAACCGATATTGGCGTAGGCGCGAATCTTGACGCGAGGTTTCATGCCGTGCTTCTCGCCCGCCTTTTTCGAGCCGACGAGCACCGCCGCGGCGCCGTCGACGATGCCCGACGAATTGCCGGCATGGTGCACGTAATTCAATTTCTCGACTTCGGGATGCGCCTGAATCGCCACGGCGTCGAACCCGCCTTGTTCCGCGTAAAAGGCGAAGGCCGGCTTTAGCGCCGCGAGCGACTGCATGTCGGTTCCCGGCCGCATATGTTCGTCGCGGTCGAGCAGCGTAATGCCGTTGACGTCCTTCACCGGCACGATCGAATGTTTGAAACGACCTTCTTCCCACGCTCTCGCCGCGCGCTTTTGCGATTCAACCGCGTAGGCGTCGACGTCGTCGCGCGAGAAGCCGTATTTGGTGGCGATGAGATCCGCCGACACGCCCTGCGGCATGAAATAGGAAGGAATGGCGATCGTCGGATCGACGGGCCAGGCGCCGCCGGACGCGCCGATGCCGACCCGGCTCATGCTCTCGACGCCGCCGCCGATCGCAAGATCATGCTGCCCGGACATGATTTCGCCGGCGGCGAAATTCACCGAGTCCAATCCGGACGCGCAGAAGCGGTTGATCTGCACGCCGGGAACTTTGTACGAATAGCCAGACGCAATCGCCGCGGCGCGGGCGATGTCGCCGCCGGCTTCCCCAACCGGATCGACGCAGCCGAGGATGACGTCGTCGATTTCGGGACCTTCGAGCTTGTTGCGTTGCCTGACCGCCTGCAGCGCCGTGACGGCGAGGCCGAGCGAAGAGACCTCATGCAGCGAGCCGTCCAGCTTGCCGCGGCCTCGCGGCGTGCGAACGGCGTCATAGATAAAAGCGTCGGCCATATCGTCTCCTGTAGCGGCAGTCGGCAGTCGGGCTTCGGCAGTAGGAAGTAACAACTGCCGACTGCCGAAATCCGACTGCCCTTAAAACATCTCCTCGGGGAGCGACATCATCGTGTCGGCGCCGGTTGAAATGCGCGTGAGGCGCAGGCGCGTTTCCGGCAGCATGCGCTCCATATAGAAGCGCGCGGTCAACAGCTTCGCATCCATCAGTCCGGCCCGCTCAGGCTCTTGCGCCTTTATCGCCATCGCCGCCTGGGCGATCTTCACCCACATCACGCCGAGCGCGACGCGGCCGAAGAGATGCATATAGTCGTAAGAAGCGGCGCCGGCATTGTCGGGCTTCGCCATGGCGTTCTGCATCAGCCACATCGTCGCCTTTTGCAGATCGTCGAGCGCCGCCTTCACCGGCGCGGCGAAGGATTTCATCGCTTCGTCAGATTCGAACGGCGCCAACAGCTCCGCCGTGTCCTTGAAATAGGCCATGATCGCCCGGCCGCCGTCGCGCGGCAGCTTGCGGCCGACGAGGTCGAGCGCCTGGATGCCATTGGCGCCCTCGTAGATCATGCAGATGCGCGCGTCGCGAACGAACTGCTCCATGCCCCATTCGCGAATATAGCCGTGTCCGCCGAGCACCTGCTGGGCCTTGACGGTGTTTTCGAACCCCAGGTCGGTGAGCACGCCCTTGAGCACGGGCGTGAGCAGGCCGAGCCGGTCTTCCGCCGCCTGGCGCGAGGCGGCGTCGTCGGAACGATGCGCGATATCGCTGTCGAGCGCCGCCGACAGCGCAAAGCCGCGCGCCGCTTCGTTGAAGGCCTTCATCTCGAGCAGCATCCGCCGCACG
This window of the Methylocystis hirsuta genome carries:
- a CDS encoding acetyl-CoA C-acetyltransferase, giving the protein MADAFIYDAVRTPRGRGKLDGSLHEVSSLGLAVTALQAVRQRNKLEGPEIDDVILGCVDPVGEAGGDIARAAAIASGYSYKVPGVQINRFCASGLDSVNFAAGEIMSGQHDLAIGGGVESMSRVGIGASGGAWPVDPTIAIPSYFMPQGVSADLIATKYGFSRDDVDAYAVESQKRAARAWEEGRFKHSIVPVKDVNGITLLDRDEHMRPGTDMQSLAALKPAFAFYAEQGGFDAVAIQAHPEVEKLNYVHHAGNSSGIVDGAAAVLVGSKKAGEKHGMKPRVKIRAYANIGSDPALMLTGPVDVTKKVLHRAGMTIDDIDLFEVNEAFAAVVLRYLEAFNLDPAKVNVNGGAIAMGHPLGATGAMLMGIAIDELERTGKSTALVTLCIGAGMGTATIVERV
- a CDS encoding type II toxin-antitoxin system VapC family toxin, giving the protein MNYLLDTNVLSEFKRPRPDENVVEWARNVDEDRTYISAVTFGELRRGVALLAEGRRKTELDVWIRHDLRNRFDDHILDVTPTIAEAWGELMAKARIRGIGLHPIDAFFAATARVHDLALVTRNMKDFSTLDIDLVNPWLLKGGSQ
- a CDS encoding 3-hydroxyacyl-CoA dehydrogenase NAD-binding domain-containing protein produces the protein MNLTNFRFEIDPDGVALATWDMPERSMNVITPEVMDELETIIDTVVADPNVKGCVIASGKSAFSGGADLSMLQHGAAQYAKALKEQGEDAANKQFFDFSRRLSLLYRKLETCGKPFAIAIHGVCLGGAFELALACHYRVMADDEKTKVGLPEIKVGLFPGAGGTQRVSRIMQTGDALQFLFRGDQIKPRAALGAKLVHEIAPKAEIVDRARAFIVNGGKAQAPWDVKDFKTPSGRVFSPTGMMIWPAANAIYRRETYDNYPAAKAILHAVYEGLQLPMDQALTVESRWFAHILRSKEAAAMIRSLFLSKNELDKGAHRPKDVGPTNLKKIGIIGAGFMGAGVGYISALNGLDVVLIDRDQESADKGVATIDKLISSSVSKGRATAADKDSLMARIVATSDYAALKGCDLVLEAVFEDRAVKADVTKRAQEVVGADVIFASNTSTLPITSLAETTQKPENFIGIHFFSPVEKMLLVEVILGKKTGDRALATALDFVRIIKKTPIVVNDSRGFFANRCVLNYVREGQIMLVDGVPPAMIETVARMAGMPVGPLSLNDEVALDLGWKILQATKKDLGEGSVDPAQERVLRFVVEENGRFGRKNGKGFYDYHANGTKSLWPGLSALAQNELDPDTLDVMEMKQRFLVTQAVEAARAMAEGVVTDPREADVGSILGFGFAPFTGGVISYIDGMGAKAFVALCDKLAAKFGPRFEPPQLLRDMAAKGESFYGRFMPRKLAA
- a CDS encoding type II toxin-antitoxin system Phd/YefM family antitoxin, producing MPKSMTTKGVAGKRKPVSRKAKAGTPWTVADAKAHLSTVLEKARTEGPQTITRNGKETAVVVGIEEWERKTRRKGTLADFLFNSPLRGSEIDLERVPCEPRDIEL